The Microbacterium sulfonylureivorans region CGCCGCCCGGAACGGGGATGACGAGGGGGGTGGAGGTGAGCGGGTCGGGGATGACGAGCGCGTCGAGGTCGAAGGCACTCGACACGACCTCACGGGTGAGCACGTCGGACGGAGCGCCGTGCGCGACGACGCGGCCCTCGCTCATCACGACGAGGTCGTCGGCGTAGCGCGCGGCGAGGTTGAGCTCGTGGAGCACGACGACGATCGTCGTCCCGTCGGTGCGGTTGAGGGTGCGCAGCAGGTCGAGGACCTCGATCTGGTGGCTCAGGTCGAGGAATGTCGTGGGCTCGTCGAGCAGCAGGACGCGCGGCTCCTGCGCGAGGGTCATCGCGATCCACACCCGCTGGCGCTGGCCGCCCGAGAGATCGCCGACCGGGCGGTCGGCGAGGGCGGAGACGCCGGTCTTCGCCATGGCGTCGTCGACGCGGGCCGTGTCGGCGGCGCTCCACCGCTGGAAGACGCCGCGATGCGGGTGCCGGCCGCGAGAGACGAGCTCGGCGACAGTGAGGCCGTCGGGCGCGGTGGGATGCTGCGGCAGCAAGCCCACGGTCTGGGCGAAGCGGCGGCGGGGAATCGTGGCGATATCGGACCCGTCGAGCTCGACCACGCCTGCCAGCGGCTGGTTCACACGGGCGAGGACGCTGAGCAGCGTCGACTTCCCGCACGCGTTGGCGCCGATGATCATCGTGATGCGACCGGGGGCGAAGTCGAGGTCGAGATCGTCGATGACGCGGCGCCCTGGATACCCGGCGGCGAGCCCCCGGACGCTGAGGAGCGGTGCGGGTGACGTGGTCACAGGTGTCGTCCTTTCGACGTCGCGAGGAGCCAGAGCAGGAAGACCGCGCCGATCGCGCCGGTGACGACGCCGACCGGAACGGACATGCCGGGCAGCGCGAACTGCGCCACCAGATCTGCCGCGGTGAGCAGGCCCGCGCCGATGGCGGCGCTCGTCCCGATGCCCACGGCGCCGTGACCGAGCAGTGGCCGCGCGATGGCCGGAGCGCACAGCGCGATGAATGCGATCGGCCCCACGAAGGCACAGGTGACCGCGGTGAGCAGCACTGCGGTGAGCACCGTCACGATGCGCACCGTCGAGGCCCGAACGCCGAGGGAGGCGGCGGTCGACGCGCCCATCTGGGTGATCGGAAGCCATCGCGCGCACGCGATGACCGCCGGCGTGGCGAGCACGACTGCGACGAGCACGATCACGACGTTCCACCACGGCGTCGACGCCAGGCTTCCCGTGAGCCAGATCAGCGCGGATTGAGCGAGCTCGACTTGGGCGCGCACCATCAGATAGTTCGTGATGGCGACCGTCAGGAACGCCACGCCGATTCCCGCGAGGATGAGGCGATAGCCGCCGTCGGCACGATGGCGCCCGGCGAGCAGGAGGAACGAGGCCACCAGGAGACCGCCGGCGAAGGCCACGACGGCCAGCAGCGGTCCACCGAGTCCCAGGACCAGGATGCCGAAAACGGCGGCCGCCCCGGCGCCCCCGCTGATCCCGAGCAGATCGGGACTCGCGAGCGGGTTCCCGAGCAGCGATTGCAGCAGGCCACCGGCCGCGCCGAGCGCCGCGCCGACGAGGAGGGCCATCGCGAGCCTGGGTGCACGCACCTGGAAGACGACGTACTGCTGCGCACGGTCTCCCCCGCCCCACAGCGTGGCCCAGAGATCGGCGGGCGCGATGGGGTAGTCGCCGATCGAGAGCGACACGATGGCGAGCGCGGCCACGGCGAGGAGCACCGACGCGACCACCGTCGTCCGGCGGCGGCGCACACGGGAGCGGATCTCCCGGACGGACGAGCTCACAGTGTCACCCGCCCCGGTCGGAGGACGATGGAGATCAGCACCGGCGCCCCGACGAATGCCACGACGAGCCCGGCCTGC contains the following coding sequences:
- a CDS encoding ABC transporter ATP-binding protein produces the protein MTTSPAPLLSVRGLAAGYPGRRVIDDLDLDFAPGRITMIIGANACGKSTLLSVLARVNQPLAGVVELDGSDIATIPRRRFAQTVGLLPQHPTAPDGLTVAELVSRGRHPHRGVFQRWSAADTARVDDAMAKTGVSALADRPVGDLSGGQRQRVWIAMTLAQEPRVLLLDEPTTFLDLSHQIEVLDLLRTLNRTDGTTIVVVLHELNLAARYADDLVVMSEGRVVAHGAPSDVLTREVVSSAFDLDALVIPDPLTSTPLVIPVPGGAHAAADEA
- a CDS encoding FecCD family ABC transporter permease; the protein is MSSSVREIRSRVRRRRTTVVASVLLAVAALAIVSLSIGDYPIAPADLWATLWGGGDRAQQYVVFQVRAPRLAMALLVGAALGAAGGLLQSLLGNPLASPDLLGISGGAGAAAVFGILVLGLGGPLLAVVAFAGGLLVASFLLLAGRHRADGGYRLILAGIGVAFLTVAITNYLMVRAQVELAQSALIWLTGSLASTPWWNVVIVLVAVVLATPAVIACARWLPITQMGASTAASLGVRASTVRIVTVLTAVLLTAVTCAFVGPIAFIALCAPAIARPLLGHGAVGIGTSAAIGAGLLTAADLVAQFALPGMSVPVGVVTGAIGAVFLLWLLATSKGRHL